A single region of the Rattus rattus isolate New Zealand chromosome 8, Rrattus_CSIRO_v1, whole genome shotgun sequence genome encodes:
- the LOC116907365 gene encoding olfactory receptor 143-like yields MLHRKQIIMENDSFMPEFILMGLTDQPALQLPLFALFLMNYTATMLGNLSLMGLIFLNSNLHTPMYFFIFNLSFIDFCYSFVFTPKMLISFFLEKNTISFRGCMTQLFFFCFFVNSESYVLTAMAYDRYVAICKPLLYKAIMLPRICCLLMLVSYLIGFVCAMILTGLMLMLNFCNNSIINHYMCDIFPVIRISCSNTYVNELVSSAVVGTGIILCSLLILMSYTMILFNILHMSSGRGWFKALGTCGSHIITVSLFYGSGLLAYAKPSSAETVGQGKFFSVFYTFLVPMLNPLIYSLQNKDVKIAVKKTLKRITS; encoded by the coding sequence ATGCTACACAGGAAGCAAATAATTATGGAGAATGACTCTTTTATGCCTGAATTTATTCTTATGGGACTGACAGACCAACCTGCGCTTCAGTTGCCCCTGTTTGCTCTGTTTTTGATGAACTACACAGCCACCATGCTGGGAAACTTGAGCTTAATGGGTCTCATTTTCTTGAATTCAAACCTTCACACCCCGATGTACTTTTTCATCTTCAATTTGTCCTTCATTGATTTTTGTTACTCATTTGTCTTTACCCCCAAAATGCTGATAAGTTTCTTTTTAGAGAAGAACACCATCTCCTTCAGAGGATGCATGACTCAGCTGTTCTTCTTCTGCTTTTTTGTGAACTCTGAGAGTTATGTGTTGACAGCCATGgcttatgaccgctatgtggccatctgtaagCCTTTACTGTACAAGGCTATCATGCTACCTAGGATCTGTTGTCTTCTGATGCTTGTTTCATATTTGATAGGGTTTGTTTGTGCCATGATCCTCACAGGCTTAATGCTTATGCTCAATTTTTGTAATAACAGCATCATCAATCACTACATGTGTGACATCTTCCCTGTCATTCGGATCTCCTGCAGTAACACCTATGTCAATGAGCTTGTGAGCTCTGCTGTGGTGGGAACAGGTATCATTTTATGTAGCCTCCTTATCTTAATGTCTTATACTATGATCCTTTTCAATATCCTTCATATGTCCTCAGGTAGGGGTTGGTTCAAAGCCTTGGGCACTTGTGGGTCTCACATCATAACTGTTAGTCTGTTCTATGGATCTGGGTTGCTTGCTTATGCCAAGCCATCATCTGCTGAGACTGTGGGCCAGGGcaaatttttttcagtgttttatacATTTCTCGTACCCATGTTGAATCCACTCATTTATAGTCTCCAGAACAAAGATGTCAAAATTGCTGTGAAGAAAACGTTGAAGAGAATCACAAGTTAA
- the LOC116906953 gene encoding olfactory receptor 143-like — MKQMATENDSSVSEFILMGLTDQPALQLPLFALFLINYTATMLGNLSLMSLIFLNSNLHTPMYFFIFNLSFIDFCYSFVFTPKMLMKFFLEKNTISFKGCMTQLFFFCFFVNSESYVLTAMAYDRYVAICKPLLYKAIMLPRICCLLMFMSYLMGFASAMILTGFMFRLNFCSSNIINHYMCDIFPLLRISCTNTYVNELVSSAVVGTGIILCSLLILISYALIFFNILHMSSGKGWSKALGTCGSHIITASLFFGSGLLAYVKPSSAKTVGQGKFLTVFYTFLVPMLNPLIYSLQNKDVKIVVKKTLKRITS; from the coding sequence ATGAAGcaaatggctacagaaaatgacTCTTCAGTGTCTGAGTTTATTCTTATGGGACTGACGGACCAACCTGCACTTCAGTTGCCCCTGTTTGCTCTGTTTTTGATAAACTACACAGCCACCATGCTGGGAAACTTGAGCTTAATGAGTCTCATTTTCTTGAATTCAAACCTTCACACCCCGATGTACTTTTTCATCTTCAATTTGTCCTTCATTGATTTTTGTTACTCATTTGTCTTTACCCCCAAAATGCTGATGAAGTTTTTTTTAGAGAAGAACACCATCTCCTTCAAGGGATGCATGActcagctctttttcttctgcttttttgtgAACTCTGAGAGTTATGTGTTGACAGCCATGGcttatgatcgctatgtggccatctgtaagCCTTTACTGTACAAGGCTATCATGCTACCTAGGATCTGTTGTCTTTTGATGTTTATGTCATATTTGATGGGGTTTGCTAGTGCCATGATCCTCACAGGCTTTATGTTTAGGCTCAACTTTTGCAGTAGCAACATCATCAACCACTACATGTGTGACATTTTCCCTCTCCTTCGGATCTCTTGCACGAACACCTATGTCAATGAACTTGTGAGCTCTGCTGTGGTGGGTACAGGTATCATTTTATGTAGCCTCCTTATCTTAATCTCTTATGCTCTGATCTTTTTCAATATTCTTCATATGTCTTCAGGTAAGGGTTGGTCCAAAGCCTTGGGCACTTGTGGATCCCACATCATCACTGCTAGCCTCTTTTTTGGATCTGGGCTGCTTGCTTATGTCAAGCCATCATCTGCTAAGACTGTGGGCCAGGGAAAATTTCTAACAGTGTTTTATACATTTCTGGTGCCCATGCTAAATCCTCTTATTTATAGTCTTCAGAACAAAGATGTCAAAATTGTGGTGAAGAAAACGTTGAAGAGAATCACAAGTTAA
- the LOC116906952 gene encoding olfactory receptor 143-like encodes MKKMATENDSSVSGFILMGLTDQPGLQLPLFFLFLLNHTAIVVGNLSLMSLIILNANLHTPMYFFLFNLSFIDFCYSFVFTPKMLMSFVSEKNIIPFSGCMTQLFFFCFFAHSESYVLTVMAYDRYVAICKPLLYKAIMLPKICCLLMFVSYLIGFSSATVLAGLMIRLNFCNNKIINHYMCDIFPVLRISCSKTYVNELVSTAVVGTAIILCSLIILVSYAMILFNILHMSSGKGWSKALGTCGSHIITVSFFYGSGLLAYVKPSSAETVGQGKIFSVFYTFLVPMLNPLIYSLRNKDVKVAVKKTLKRITC; translated from the coding sequence ATGAAgaaaatggctacagaaaatgacTCTTCAGTGTCTGGGTTTATTCTTATGGGACTGACAGACCAACCTGGACTTCAGTTGCCCCTCTTTTTCCTGTTCTTGCTGAACCATACAGCTATAGTGGTGGGTAATTTGAGCTTAATGAGTCTTATCATCTTAAATGCAAATCTCCACACTCCTatgtactttttccttttcaacctgtccttcattgatttttgttattcatttgtttttactcCCAAAATGCTGATGAGTTTTGTTTCAGAGAAGAATATTATCCCTTTTTCAGGATGCATGACTcagctgtttttcttctgtttttttgccCATTCTGAGAGTTATGTGCTGACAGTCATGGcttatgatcgctatgtggccatctgtaagCCTTTACTGTACAAGGCTATCATGTTACCCAAGATCTGTTGTTTGCTGATGTTTGTATCATATTTGATAGGGTTTTCTAGTGCCACGGTCCTTGCTGGCTTAATGATTAGGCTTAACTTTTGTAATAACAAAATCATCAATCACTACATGTGTGACATCTTCCCTGTCCTTCGGATCTCTTGCAGTAAAACCTATGTCAATGAGCTTGTGAGTACTGCTGTAGTGGGTACAGCTATCATTTTATGTAGTCTCATTATCTTGGTCTCATATGCTATGATCCTTTTCAATATCCTTCATATGTCATCAGGTAAGGGTTGGTCCAAAGCCTTGGGCACTTGTGGGTCTCATATTATAACTGTTAGTTTCTTCTATGGATCTGGGCTCCTTGCTTATGTCAAGCCATCATCTGCTGAAACTGTGGGCCAGGGGAAAATTTTCTCagtcttttatacatttttggtTCCCATGTTGAATCCTCTCATTTACAGCCTCAGGAACAAGGATGTCAAAGTTGCTGTGAAGAAAACCTTAAAGAGAATCACATGTTAA